One Natrinema longum genomic window, CGAGTAGCAGACAGGTGACGACTGCGAAAACGGGGAGAGATACCGGATTGGGACGGCGAGGTACCATGATGCTGTCACTGAGACGGCACGGAATAAAGACATTCTGGCTCGAGAGATCGTCGACGAAGACGGCGGTCACACCGGGACGACGGGACCGAGTTCGATCGACGCGGGACGCGATCAGTGCACGCGGACCGCGTACTCAGCCCGCCCAGACAAGCGCGTAAATGAACGTAAACAGGAAGTACACCAGAAAGACGGAGATGGCCGCCTTGAAGTGGAAGGTGAACAGTTCGTACTCCTCGTCGTCGCGTTCGTCGTCGAAGGCCTCGCGTTCGTCGTCGGTACACTCCTCGGCGTGGTCGACGCCGACGTGAAACGTTGCGTACCGCTCGGAACGGAACGGCCGGCCACAGTACGGGCAGGCCGCACCTGGGGATTCGTCCGTGGGCACCTCGTACTCTCGCTCGAGCGCGCGATCGGTCGCCATTCGATCGATCGTTGTGGCGGCGCGAGCAAGTGGTTGGCGGTTCGTCGTTAACTCGGAACGTAGGGCGGACTCATCGTCCCCTGTGAGACGAGATACAGACTCGCCATGGTAAAGAAGACCATCACGACGATCAACGGGTACTGACTCCTGATCGCCTGGAGTTTGCCGGGAAACAGTTCGAAGGAGACGGTGTGTGCGACCCAGACTGCCAGGACGTGGCCCAACAGGATACCGGCGATCTCGACGTAGCCGAACCAGCCCGGCAGCGCATACCGGGTCGGGTTCGGCGGCGGATTCAGCGGCATCGCGATGGCATCGAGCAGCGACGGCCACAGCGAGAGCCCGAACCCGACGTAGTGTGCGAAGTGATAGCCGGCCGCGATCGCCAGCAGCGGTGCGGCGAGTCTGAGTCCGAGGTACTCTCGAGAGAGGTACGTCTCGGCTCGCTCGCGGGTGCGATCGATGGCGAGCCAGTAGATCTTCCAGAACAGGGCGAACCCGACGACGAGCAGTCCCAGGTAGACGAGCGCCGGCGGGAGGCCGATCCCGACGAGCGTCTCGATCGTCCCGACGCCGACCGGCGTAACGATGAACCCGCTGAAGGTCAGTTCCCAGACTAACGCGAGTACGAAGGCCACGAGCGAGCCGTCGACGACGAGGTCGGCCTCGCTCAACCGGGAACCCGGATAGCGGAGTTCGAAGCCGTCGTCGGTCCGCTGGATCGGCGCGACGGCCCCGTAGAGCCGAAACCACAGCGCCAGTGGGTCACCGCGCCGGAACCACGTCGCCGGCGAAAACACGACCGCACTCGAGATCGTCCCCATCGAATACATGAGTAAGACGAGCAGCAACGCCCGTGGCGACGACGTCAGGGGCGCGACGATCTCGAGCCAGACGAAAACCAACAGTGCCACGACGGCCGGCCAGGAGCGGTACGCATCCGGATAGGGTTCGTCGATGGTGGGCAGCGCCTCGGCGATCCGTCGCCAGGGGTTGAGCGCCGGCCACGGGTTCCCGACCGTGTAGGTGACGATCGTCAACAGCGCGCGCCCGCCGACGAACGTCACCAGGACGGTCGCACTGACCAGCCCGATGTTCGGTCCGGCGATACCTGCCACGACGATCAATCCGAGCCCGAGGACGCCGACCACGCCCAGCAATAACGAGCCCGCAGACAGGAGTCGGTCGACGGACGCCTCGAGGCCGCGGTCGTGGTAGCTGCCGATCACGTCGCGGTCGGTAACGAGCATCGTCAACAGCGCGGACGCCCCGACGGTACCGCCACCCGTCGCGAGATAGAGCCAGGTCGGGACGCTGACGTCGGACCCACCTCCGGAGAGGCCAGCTGCGACGTTGCTTGCGGCGACGACACCGCTGCCGGCCGCGAGGACCACCAGCGAGACGGCGAGACCGATACCGGCTCGGCGACCGAGAGCCGACCGTACACTCATTGCTGGCGATTCGTCCTCGCGGCCCATCTACGTGTCGCTTCCGTGCGAATCGACCGCCGGAACGATCGTATGAGGAAGGTATAAGTATCCGTCACCCACATTCAAAATCAATGGCGAGCATCCGGACGTACAGCCTGATCTACGTAGCACTGATACTGTTAGCGACGGGGAAGTTCGTTTTCTTCCACTTCCCGGAGATTTTCAACTATCAGGTAGCAGTCGGCGGCACGATGGTCCTGGCAGTCATCAAAGTGGGACTGATCGCCGGCTACTTCCAGCACCTGAGAGACGAACCGCGGTCGGTTACCTACCTGATGCTCACCGCGGCGTTCATGGTGTTCCTGCTGACCCTCGCCGCAGGGTACTCGATCCAGTAGGGCACGGCGACGGTTTCGCCCGTCCGATGGCACCATCGAATCGATTTCTCGCCGTTTCGGTTTCACAGTCAACTTCTCTCTCGTCACTCGAGCGATCACGAGCCTCGCACTCGGTGATCCAGTAACAACCCACAAGGCCCATCACGGGCACCGACTCGATGACGGCGGCTGTGCCGTACTCGGGCACAGTCGGTACGGCGAACTCCCTCGAGACGCCGATACCGTCTCGAACGACGGTGCGCCCGCGAGGTTGCTGGATAATCGTCCCGTTGAGCACCGCGGTAGCCGCCTCCGATCGCCGTCGGACTCCGAGACGGCACTGTTCCATCGCTCGCGAGTTCGTGTGCGGAACGCGATGGGGAACCGCGTAGGTCGATGAGATCGAGCGTTCGAACTGTTTGTGCCCGCATCGATGGACGCTGGCTCGAATCGGCCACGACAGCCCCCTCGAGTCCGTCGCTCACGACGCGAACGCGTCTCGTACCGCTGTTCGTGACGTCTCTCTCGGAAACACGGCCACGTTACGGCTCGAAAGAAGAACGGACGAGAGAGGTGTTAGTCGCCGCCGAACATCTCGCGCATCATCGGATGCATCTCCATCATCTGCTCCTCGGCGATCTCCTCGTACAGTTTGTACGTGATGGAGACGGCCAGCAGCAGTCCGGTTCCGCTGATGCCACCGATGGTACCGAGCATGTTCGCCCAGACGGCCAGCAGACCGACCAGCGCGCCGCCGATGATGGTCACCTGCGGAATGTATCGCTCCATGACCTTCTCGATGACGCCGACGTTCTGTCGGAAGCCAGGGATCTGCATCCCGGAGTTCTGGATCTGTTTCGCCGTGGATTCGGGACCCATGTCAGTGGTCTCGACCCAGAAGATGGCGAAGATCGCACCGCCGACGACCATGAAGGTAACGTCGATACTGATGCGAATCAGCACTTGCCACCACTCCTGGGCGACGTTCGCCGAGAACCACATCCAGTCGTTGGGTGAGTAGATCGGCGCGACGTAGTAGAAGAACCCGCCGGTGGGTTGGCCCTGCGCCGAGTAGGTGCCGAGCCAGCTGGGCATATTCCCTAACTGACGGTTGAGGATCTGGCCGAGGAACTGAACGTTCGCCTGCACTGCACGAACGAGGATCATCGGCAGGACGCTCGCGTAGATGAGCTTCACGGGGAAGCGACCGCGCGCACCCTTGACCCGGGCGTGGCTCAACGGGATCTCGATCCGGACGGATTCGGCGTAGACGACGATCCCGAAGATCAGGAGCGTCGTCAGGAGGGCGATGATGTGCCCGTCGCCGATCAATATCGTCTGCAGACCGCCAGTCGAGAGCAGCGACCCGACGTCGACCTGTCCCGTCAGGATGCGATACCAGTCGAAGAAGAACCCACCCTGAGCGGGCTGGATGAACCCGGTCACCAGTCGCTGGCTCACGCCGGCGATGATGAACAGACCGATCCCGCTGCCGACGCCCCACTTGCTGACGACCTCGTCCATGTAGAGGATGAGGACCCCGCCAACGAAGATCTGGGCGAACATCAGGATCTGGACCTGTGTCTGACCGAAGGATAGTCCTCCGAGCTGTAGCGACTGTTGGGCTGGCAGGAAGCCGCCGGCGAACACCATCGGGAGCCCGGTCAGAATCACCATCAGGACGACCAGCAGCTTCTGGAGGCCCT contains:
- a CDS encoding cytochrome C oxidase subunit IV family protein, yielding MASIRTYSLIYVALILLATGKFVFFHFPEIFNYQVAVGGTMVLAVIKVGLIAGYFQHLRDEPRSVTYLMLTAAFMVFLLTLAAGYSIQ
- a CDS encoding DUF7410 domain-containing protein, whose protein sequence is MATDRALEREYEVPTDESPGAACPYCGRPFRSERYATFHVGVDHAEECTDDEREAFDDERDDEEYELFTFHFKAAISVFLVYFLFTFIYALVWAG
- the secY gene encoding preprotein translocase subunit SecY; this translates as MGWKEAAEPVLTRMPAVRRPEGHVPFKRKLMWTVGILMLYFFLTNVTLFGLQAGQANDLFGEFRAILAGSQGSVLQVGIGPIVTASIVLQLLGGANLLGLDTDDPRDQVLYQGLQKLLVVLMVILTGLPMVFAGGFLPAQQSLQLGGLSFGQTQVQILMFAQIFVGGVLILYMDEVVSKWGVGSGIGLFIIAGVSQRLVTGFIQPAQGGFFFDWYRILTGQVDVGSLLSTGGLQTILIGDGHIIALLTTLLIFGIVVYAESVRIEIPLSHARVKGARGRFPVKLIYASVLPMILVRAVQANVQFLGQILNRQLGNMPSWLGTYSAQGQPTGGFFYYVAPIYSPNDWMWFSANVAQEWWQVLIRISIDVTFMVVGGAIFAIFWVETTDMGPESTAKQIQNSGMQIPGFRQNVGVIEKVMERYIPQVTIIGGALVGLLAVWANMLGTIGGISGTGLLLAVSITYKLYEEIAEEQMMEMHPMMREMFGGD